Below is a genomic region from Fischerella sp. PCC 9605.
AATTTAAATAAAATTACAGCAGAGCTTGTTGAGTCCAGGCTAATGTAGTCATCAGCAAGTCTGCTTTTTTAATATTGAGTTGTGAAAATCACTCTTTTGGATCAATAAGGAAGGAGTAGAAAGCCGTTAATATTAATGCAGCAGTACCTCTGTTCCTGTTATTTAAGGCTGAATGGCGGCTCGAATGAAAATGACTTCTTTACTTCAGAGAAATCTTAGCATTGTCATCCGACCAATCCAATACCGGGATTTGGATGGGATTGAACGTCTAGCTCAAGATTCATTCGCAGCCAAAACCAGAAAGGGAGCCGATTTTGCCATGCGGCAGATGCAATGGCTACGCCGCTGGTATGGGTTGCTGAAATTTTTAAGCTGGTTTCCTAACCCGTTACAGCATATTTTCTGTGGTTATGTAGCAGAACAGGGACGAATACTTCTGGGAATCGTCCAAGTGTCACCATTCAACCGCACACGCAGTACTTGGCGTGTGGATCGCGTGTTTTTGGAGCGTGCTGCCGACAAACAAGGTATTGGATCGCAGCTTTTACGCTACTGCTTTGAATCAATTCTAGAAGCTCGCACTTGGATACTGGAAGTAAATGTCAATGATACAGAAGCACTGGCACTGTATCGGCAAAATGGCTTTCAGCGCCTAGCTGAAATGACCTATTGGGAAATTAAACCAGAACTACTGGCTGAATTGGCACAATCACAGCCAGATTTACCCAATTTGCTGCCAGTAAGCAACGCTGATGCCCAGTTGCTATATCAACTAGATACGGCATCAATGCCACCTCTAGTACGCCAGGTGTTCGATCGCCAAACCCATGATTTCAAAACCAGTTTGTTTGGTGCTTTAGTTGATGCTGTCAAGCAATGGGTTACTAAAACAGAAGTAGTGAGTGGTTACGTATTTGAACCTCAACGTAAAGCAGCGATCGGCTATTTTCAAATTTCGCTAGACCGCAAAGGTGAAGAACCACATATAGCAACGCTGATTGTTCACCCAGCATATACTTGGCTGTATCCAGAGTTGCTAACTCAACTTGCTCGCATTGCCCAAGATTTTCCTGAGCAACCCTTGCAACTAGCTTCAGCAGACTATCAACCAGAGGGGGAAGAGTATTTGGAGCAAATTGGTGCAAATCGAATAGAGCACACTCTGATCATGTCTCGATCAGTGTGGCATAAGATACGAGAGTCTAAATTTGTCTCTTTAGAAGGAATTCAGTTACCAGAGGTGTTGCAAGGTCTGCAACCAGCGCGCAAACCCATACCGGGTGGAATGTCATGGCTACCACCAAATCAGCCAACTTCCCCAGACAGAACAGTACAACCAAATCCATCAAAAGAAACTATTTCCTTTTCTTGCAAAAACTCTCACCTGGAAGCACGTTGTCAGCCTGAGTCAGCTGATGCACAGCAGCAGGAGTAGTCAAGTGGCTATTAATAAAGTAAGAGAGGGAGAATGGGAGAGTAGGGACAATATTGAGGCAAAGGGCAAAGGGCAAAGGGCAAGGGGCAAGGGGCATAGAAAAGATCCAATGTCCAATTCCCAATGCCCAATTCCAAATGCCCAATGCCCAATGCCCAATTCCCAATCTCCTACTCCTAAGTGTGTCTCCGCTTTAGGATTGGATGTCGGTCGCAAGCGTATTGGTGTGGCAGGGTGCGATCGCACTGGTTTGATTGCCACTGGTATTACCACTGTTGAACGCACATCTTTTCAACAGGATGTGGAGCAAATACAACAGCTGGTTAACGAACGAGAAGTACAAGTTTTGGTTATTGGTTTACCCTATTCAATGGACGGTTCTCTGGGGTTTCAGGCAAAGCAAGTGCAAAAATTTGCCACGCGATTGGGTAAGGTTCTCAATCTGCCTGTGGAGTATGTGGATGAGCGATTAACGTCTTTTCAAGCAGAACAATTACTCATTGCTGAAAACCGTTCTCCATCACGCCATAAAGCTTTAATTGACCGCAAGGCAGCAGCTTTAATTTTGCAACAATGGCTAGATGCGCGGCGAATTAGCTTAAAATCCACAGAAGTACCTGCTGAGTAACTATACGTTATCGCATGATATCCTGAGTTCTATTAGTCAGCAGAGGTGGAAAAGGGTTAAAGGTTCAAGGGAAAAGGAAATCAAAAAGTTTCTTTAACCCTGCCCTCTAATCCCCAACGCCAGTTGTTACAAAGAGGTAAACTCCAAGGGCACACTGGCTGCCTAACACATGCCACCCTACAGAAAGCCGCCCAAAAGGCGTCTACGGGAATCTACAAGGATGCACTGGCTTCTACGTAGAGTTCTGAATTCCTCTTACTCTTTTATCCTTTCCCCTTCCAAAGTAGCTGGTAATTATCAAGTCTCACACCTCGGCTATGTTTTCTTCTCCTTTTTCTAACGAACACGACCGTGAACACGCTGGCACCATCACTTTAACTGATGACAAAGGGCGATCGCTCGAATGTTACATTGAGCATTCGCTTGAAGTGGATGGACAAGAGTACTTTTTACTTCTTCCTGTTGACTCACCTGTAGAAATATTTGCTTGGCAAGGTGAGGATGAGGAAGAAGAAGCCATTCTTGTAGAAGATGATGCCACTATTGACCAAATTTTTAGCACCGCCCAAGCTGTGCTATCAGAACAAAACCTATTTCTCAAAAATACAGCCTATGCTTTGACTGTTGCAGGTGAATTACCGCCAGTCGAGGAGTCAGAACTCTTCACCTTAGAAATCGAAGACGAACAGTCTGATTTAGAACCAGAACAATTACAACTACTAACTAGCTTCTACTACGAAGAGCAAGAGTACGCAATTTATACTCCCCTCGATCCATTGCTGTTTTTTGCACGGATTTCTAAAACTGGCAAACCTGAATTACTGTCTCCAGAGGAGTTTCGCCAAGTACAACCACTGCTAGAAGAACATCTGTTTAATGAAGTTGAATAAGATTAAAAATTCAAAATTAAAAATTAAAAAATGAAAAGTTTTAATTCTTAATTCAGAATTTTTAATTATTATTTAGCAATGGGCGTAATCGCTTGGCAATCTCTTTGCCAAACGTTTACGATCATTGCATGGATTTAAACATGGTGGAATCTATACAAGCAGATTAGCCCAAGATCAAACTTAGGACGCTAGCAGAAACTCTAGCGAAATTGCTGTTTTGATTTGACAAGTCGAGAAGCAAAGTTTGATTTTGAGATCGTGGATGACTTGGATTGCAAAACAAACTGCGATGTTAATCACGCATTCAATTGAAGACGAAAATAATAAATAATCTCTAGTTCAGAGTCAATTGTTAAAAATAGTAACTAAAGTAATAACTCTTGACTATTGAACGGCAGGTGCTACAACGAAGGAAACCTCGAAAGGTGCACTGCCTCCCCTTGACTCTTGACTATTGACCTTTGACTATGCGCTGGAATAAGCTCTTACAGCCTGACTTAATTTTAGAAGGTTCAGTGTTAAACCTTACACCAGACATAATCCAACGATATGGGCTGAAGGGGCTAGTGTTGGATGTGGATGAAACCTTAGTACCAATAAAAGTAGTTTCGGCTTCAGTTGAACTGCGACAGTGGGTACAAGAAATCCGTCAGGTAGCAGCATTGTATTTAGTGAGTAATAACTTAAGTGAAGCCCGAATTGGTGGTATTGCTCGTTCTCTGGACTTGCCTTACTATTTGGGTGCAGCCAAACCCTCACGACGCAAAATTAGATCTGCACTGAATGCGATGAATTTGCCAGTACAGCAAGTTGCAATGGTAGGCGATCGCTTGTTTACTGACGTGTTAGCGGGTAATCGTTTAGGGATGTTTACAATTTTGGTTGAACCGATTGTTCACCCAGATGTTGCTCTCCGTTCCCACCCAGTACGTAACCTTGAAGTCTGGGTATCTGAAATTATGGGAGCCTCCATAACTCCCAAAAAACGCAGGTTTACAAACCTTGACAAATAGTCAGGAAAGTAAATCTAAAAAAATAATTAAAAAACCTTTGTTTCATACAGAAATAGGAGATTATATAAGTATAAATAACATGGGGTCAGCCAAATAAAGACCCTAAACATAGTAAGTGGTTATAAACTTGTAAAGCGTCAGCCTAAACTTTTATATATAGGTTGGCGCTTTACATTATTTTAGTTGTTTAACTGCTAAGAAATCACTTCAACCCAAGTCACATTTTTCACCTCAGCTTTGTTTGCTTGAACTTTAGCTTCAGTCAATATCTGTGGTTCAGGATCTATACCAACCACTTCTTTAAAATACTTGGCAAGTGGAAGCGTTAACAGTCCCGTACCGCATCCTAAATCAAGCAAACGCCTTGTGTATAGCTATTTTCAGGCGTTGCTGAATTAAAGTATGAATCAAATGTAGAGACGCGAAATTTCGCGTCTCTACAAGGGTTTTGGCTAGCTAAAAATGACTAATGACTAATGACCAATGACTAATTAAGGCAAATACTTTTGCACCACACTCCAACCAGTTAGGGACACCCAAGCAAAGGCAAAGAATATGGCAATGTTGGCGCCGATGTGGATACGTCTAACCCAAGGTTGTCTAACACGAATTTGTGTAGCACTTCCAGCAGACAGCAAAACCAAAATCACAGTGGTTAACCCAGCCCACAGGTGTGGTGAGTGTCCCAAAGAGCCAAAGTGACCGTAAGTACCAATAATACCAATAAGTAGCAGTAGCAACACCAAGCTGACCATGCAGATGCCAATTATATAGTGGAGAAAGGGCAGCCAATCAGGTTGATCTTGTCGCGAGGTTCTAGCACGAAACATCCAAACACCCATTATCGCTAATAGCACATAGGCTACTAGCGACAAACCCATCGACCAAGCCGCTATTCTCCACAACCATAAAAATGAAGGTAGATTCATAGTAATGATTGTAGATGGGGAGATGGGGAGATGGGGAGATGGGGAGAGTGGAGGAGTGGGAGAGTGGGAGAATGGGAGAGTGGGGGAGTGGGGGAGTGGAAGAATAACAACCAACAACCAACAACTAACCACTAACCAATAACTATTGACTAAAAATAAAAAAGGGCTGCTAATTTCAGCAACCCTATAATTTAACAGTTTTTTTTAATCAAAGGATGTGAAACCAGCAATTGTTAAGGGTTTTGTTGTATCACCGGTTTTTGTCTTAATTTGCTGCACAATTTGCTTGTTATGGATATTGTCGCCTATTGGTTCTGAGCTTTTGTCAAACTCATAACTAGTAGGTTCATTGATCGCAAGGCGATCGCAGGGGATTTTATCCGATAGAATTGCACTTGCCATCATGCCCGTATGAATCTCAAGTTGAGCTTCACCAGGAGCTTCAAAGGCTAGTCTTTGTCCAGGAAAAACAACCCTTTCAAAGTACCAGTTAGGAATATTCGAGATGCGAGCCACCTGGATTTTGCTCGTGGCATTCACGTAACAGCAGAGAATCTTTCCCGATTGCTCCGGTGGTAAAGGATCTAATATTTGAGCCATAACTGCTGAGGAGCTTTACGCCACAATTTTATCTTACATTAGCCAAGCTAACATCGGCTGATCCCCAGTTGCTGTAACCCCGACTACCAACTGAAATTTTCTACATTATTTCTATCTAAAGATAGGTTGTAGTTATGAAATTTTCGTAAAAATCTATGCCTTTTCTGCAATTATACATTATGCATGAACAATTCAATTCATCATATTTGATCGAGTTTTGCTGCTGTCTTTTTGCTTTCCCTCAGCTTTAAGACCGATTTTTTGTTTTTTGTGTTCTAAGACTTATAAGACTTATAGGCACAGAGCATAGCTTCAAGAATAAACTCGATGTTATTGTAAAGTTATGGGTCTATTACTTTCATAAAACACTATTAATGCTATGCATTAGTCGTGCAAAGCAACATTATCTATTTTCACAGCCACCTGAAGAAAAGGCATTTTTACCAATAATCGTCTTAAATGTCAAGGACGATTGTAATTAAAGACAGAAACCAAAACCAACTATAAAACCAGATTTTGCTCTCTTACCCCGGAACAACGGCAAGATGGAAGTTAAAACATTCATAAACCGAATTCTCTACGTTCGCCTTCCGTGTAACCCCATCTTCCCTATTGGGGTTGTCTATCTTAGCGATCACGTCCACAAATTGTTTCCTAATATCGAACAGCGCATCTTTGATTTAGGAACAGTACCGCCTTTGGATTATGCTTCTGCCCTAGATCGCTGTATAGATGAATTTCAACCCACACTGCTAGTTTTTTCTTGGCGAGATATTCAAATATATGCTCCCGTGGGCGGACGCGGAGGTAATCCACTGCAATACGCTTTTGAATTCTACTACGCCAAAAATCCTTTGGTGAAACTTAAAGCAGCATTAGGCAGCTTACGCGTTCTCACAGCTTACTATACAGAACTGTGGCACAATCTAGGATTAATTAAACGCGGACTAAAACGCGCCCGCAAATATCATGCAGATGCCCGAGTAATTGTTGGTGGTGGTGCAGTCAGCGTATTTTACGAACAGTTAGGTAAAAGCTTGCCCAATGGGATAATCGTTTCCGTCGGTGAAGGGGAAACCTTGCTGACAAAACTACTTAGCGGGCAAGAATTTCGGGATGAACGGTGTTATGTCGTTGGAGAAGATCGACCACGCGATCGCCTGATCCACGAACAACCCACACCACTAGAGAAAACCGCTTGTAACTACGACTATATCGAAACTATCTGGCCGGAGTTTAAATATTACCTGCAAGACGGAGATTTTTACATCGGCGTGCAAACTAAACGCGGTTGTCCCCATAATTGCTGCTACTGCGTTTATACTGTCGTGGAAGGCAAGCAGGTACGCATTAACCCTGCCGATGAAGTCGTTGCTGAAATGTGGCAGCTATACGATCGCGGTGTTCGCAACTTCTGGTTTACTGATGCTCAATTCATCCCGGCCCGGAAATTTATCGACGATGCTGTTGAACTCTTACAAAAAATCGTCGATTCTGGAATGACAGATATTCATTGGGCAGCATACATTAGAGCAGACAACCTCACACCCCAGTTGTGTGATTTGATGGTAAAAACTGGGATGAACTATTTTGAAATTGGTATCACTAGCGGTTCTCAAGAATTGGTGCGAAAAATGCGGATGGGTTACAATCTCCGCACAGTTTTACAAAACTGCCGAGACTTAAAAGCTGCTGGGTTTAACGACTTAGTTTCTGTTAATTACTCCTTTAACGTTATTGACGAACGTCCAGAAACAATTCGCCAAACTATCGCCTATCATCGCGAACTCGAACGCATTTTTGGTGCAGATAAAGTTGAACCTGCCATCTTTTTTATTGGACTGCAACCGCATACGCACTTAGAAGAATACGCCTTCAAAGAAGGCATTCTCAAACCAGGGTATAATCCTATGAGCTTGATGCCGTGGACAGCCAAAAAGTTATTGTGGAACCCCGAACCGCTTGGTTCCTTCTTTGGCGAAGTTTGCTTACAAGCTTGGCAACAAAACCCCAACGACTTCGGGCGCGAAGTCATGAAAATCTTAGAAGAAAGGTTGGGTTGTGCAGATTTAGAAGAAGCACTTTCCGCACCCATTGAGGCGAAAGAAAGACAACTTGTCGGAACAAGATAAGAGCAAACGGTGTTTGTTCGATTTTGCACCTTCGTCGCCATAATTTCTCTGTGATTTTACTTTGTGTCTTGGTGTCTTAGTGGTTAATTAAACATGTTTTTTAAACCACCAAGACACAAAGACACCAAGAAAATACTATTATGAGTACTCTTGCATGTAGCGTAATTCATGCTGCAAAAAGTAAACTATAAAGTTATAAGCAAGTATTTAAAATTTTCTCCCCCTGCGTCTGTGCGGTTCATTTAATAAATCCTCATGTTAG
It encodes:
- a CDS encoding GNAT family N-acetyltransferase, encoding MAARMKMTSLLQRNLSIVIRPIQYRDLDGIERLAQDSFAAKTRKGADFAMRQMQWLRRWYGLLKFLSWFPNPLQHIFCGYVAEQGRILLGIVQVSPFNRTRSTWRVDRVFLERAADKQGIGSQLLRYCFESILEARTWILEVNVNDTEALALYRQNGFQRLAEMTYWEIKPELLAELAQSQPDLPNLLPVSNADAQLLYQLDTASMPPLVRQVFDRQTHDFKTSLFGALVDAVKQWVTKTEVVSGYVFEPQRKAAIGYFQISLDRKGEEPHIATLIVHPAYTWLYPELLTQLARIAQDFPEQPLQLASADYQPEGEEYLEQIGANRIEHTLIMSRSVWHKIRESKFVSLEGIQLPEVLQGLQPARKPIPGGMSWLPPNQPTSPDRTVQPNPSKETISFSCKNSHLEARCQPESADAQQQE
- the ruvX gene encoding Holliday junction resolvase RuvX translates to MPNSQSPTPKCVSALGLDVGRKRIGVAGCDRTGLIATGITTVERTSFQQDVEQIQQLVNEREVQVLVIGLPYSMDGSLGFQAKQVQKFATRLGKVLNLPVEYVDERLTSFQAEQLLIAENRSPSRHKALIDRKAAALILQQWLDARRISLKSTEVPAE
- a CDS encoding DUF3727 domain-containing protein, with protein sequence MFSSPFSNEHDREHAGTITLTDDKGRSLECYIEHSLEVDGQEYFLLLPVDSPVEIFAWQGEDEEEEAILVEDDATIDQIFSTAQAVLSEQNLFLKNTAYALTVAGELPPVEESELFTLEIEDEQSDLEPEQLQLLTSFYYEEQEYAIYTPLDPLLFFARISKTGKPELLSPEEFRQVQPLLEEHLFNEVE
- a CDS encoding YqeG family HAD IIIA-type phosphatase; this encodes MRWNKLLQPDLILEGSVLNLTPDIIQRYGLKGLVLDVDETLVPIKVVSASVELRQWVQEIRQVAALYLVSNNLSEARIGGIARSLDLPYYLGAAKPSRRKIRSALNAMNLPVQQVAMVGDRLFTDVLAGNRLGMFTILVEPIVHPDVALRSHPVRNLEVWVSEIMGASITPKKRRFTNLDK
- a CDS encoding class I SAM-dependent methyltransferase, which gives rise to MLDLGCGTGLLTLPLAKYFKEVVGIDPEPQILTEAKVQANKAEVKNVTWVEVIS
- a CDS encoding DUF4079 domain-containing protein, yielding MNLPSFLWLWRIAAWSMGLSLVAYVLLAIMGVWMFRARTSRQDQPDWLPFLHYIIGICMVSLVLLLLLIGIIGTYGHFGSLGHSPHLWAGLTTVILVLLSAGSATQIRVRQPWVRRIHIGANIAIFFAFAWVSLTGWSVVQKYLP
- a CDS encoding DUF1830 domain-containing protein, whose amino-acid sequence is MAQILDPLPPEQSGKILCCYVNATSKIQVARISNIPNWYFERVVFPGQRLAFEAPGEAQLEIHTGMMASAILSDKIPCDRLAINEPTSYEFDKSSEPIGDNIHNKQIVQQIKTKTGDTTKPLTIAGFTSFD
- a CDS encoding photosystem II high light acclimation radical SAM protein, with translation MEVKTFINRILYVRLPCNPIFPIGVVYLSDHVHKLFPNIEQRIFDLGTVPPLDYASALDRCIDEFQPTLLVFSWRDIQIYAPVGGRGGNPLQYAFEFYYAKNPLVKLKAALGSLRVLTAYYTELWHNLGLIKRGLKRARKYHADARVIVGGGAVSVFYEQLGKSLPNGIIVSVGEGETLLTKLLSGQEFRDERCYVVGEDRPRDRLIHEQPTPLEKTACNYDYIETIWPEFKYYLQDGDFYIGVQTKRGCPHNCCYCVYTVVEGKQVRINPADEVVAEMWQLYDRGVRNFWFTDAQFIPARKFIDDAVELLQKIVDSGMTDIHWAAYIRADNLTPQLCDLMVKTGMNYFEIGITSGSQELVRKMRMGYNLRTVLQNCRDLKAAGFNDLVSVNYSFNVIDERPETIRQTIAYHRELERIFGADKVEPAIFFIGLQPHTHLEEYAFKEGILKPGYNPMSLMPWTAKKLLWNPEPLGSFFGEVCLQAWQQNPNDFGREVMKILEERLGCADLEEALSAPIEAKERQLVGTR